The following coding sequences lie in one Alloacidobacterium dinghuense genomic window:
- a CDS encoding M16 family metallopeptidase, which yields MDNERNIRRTVLPNGLTILTEKMDHIRSVAMGVWIRAGSRHELAEVNGISHFVEHMVFKGTKSRSAQHIAREVDAIGGNLDAFTGKETVCFNIKVLDEHVPVALDVLSDLVLNPTFASDEITRERGVILEEIKMDEDNPDYLVHEIFTQAFWKDHPLGKPILGTKETVRRFERDTLCSFYGQQFHGSNMIFSAAGNIEHDVFVEQVTRRFESLPAGESLTVTVPPKTAARIILKNKKALEQVQLCLGVPAPAIADESRYVTLVLNTILGGGMSSRLFQTVREERGLAYSIYSDLNPYSDTGSLCVYAGTSSDRAIQVVQLVMEQFRRLKSEPLPADELRRAKDQLKGNLLLSLESSMSRMSNLARQQMHFNYFFGMQEILDKVEAITEDQVMAMANHLFRPELVAVTLLGRLDGVKLTRNQLEC from the coding sequence ATGGATAACGAACGCAATATACGCCGCACCGTCCTGCCGAACGGGCTCACGATTCTGACCGAAAAAATGGACCACATCCGCTCCGTTGCCATGGGAGTCTGGATTCGTGCCGGCTCGCGCCATGAGCTGGCCGAAGTAAATGGCATCTCCCACTTCGTCGAGCACATGGTCTTTAAAGGAACCAAGTCACGGTCGGCGCAGCACATCGCGCGCGAGGTGGATGCAATTGGCGGTAATCTGGACGCTTTCACCGGAAAAGAAACAGTCTGCTTCAATATCAAGGTGCTCGACGAGCATGTACCCGTCGCCCTCGACGTTCTCTCCGATCTCGTCCTCAATCCGACCTTCGCCAGCGATGAAATCACCCGCGAGCGCGGCGTCATCCTCGAAGAGATCAAGATGGACGAGGACAACCCTGACTATCTGGTACACGAAATCTTCACCCAGGCCTTTTGGAAAGACCACCCGCTGGGCAAGCCGATCCTCGGAACCAAGGAAACCGTAAGACGCTTCGAACGCGATACGCTTTGTAGTTTCTACGGGCAGCAATTCCACGGAAGCAACATGATCTTCTCGGCCGCCGGAAACATCGAACACGACGTATTTGTCGAGCAGGTCACGCGCCGCTTTGAATCGCTCCCTGCAGGAGAATCGCTTACCGTCACAGTTCCACCCAAGACCGCAGCCCGCATCATCCTCAAGAACAAGAAGGCGCTTGAGCAGGTGCAGCTTTGTCTCGGTGTACCCGCCCCGGCCATTGCTGACGAATCCCGCTACGTCACCCTCGTTCTGAACACGATCCTCGGTGGCGGCATGAGCTCGCGCCTTTTCCAGACTGTCCGCGAAGAGCGCGGCCTCGCGTACTCGATTTACAGCGATCTGAACCCATACAGCGACACCGGCTCACTCTGCGTCTACGCCGGAACCTCATCCGACCGGGCGATCCAGGTTGTGCAGCTCGTCATGGAGCAGTTTCGCCGCCTGAAGAGCGAGCCACTCCCGGCCGACGAACTGCGTCGCGCCAAAGACCAGTTAAAAGGGAACTTGCTGCTCTCGCTTGAAAGCTCCATGTCGCGCATGTCGAACCTCGCGCGCCAGCAGATGCACTTCAACTACTTCTTCGGCATGCAGGAGATCCTCGACAAGGTCGAAGCCATCACGGAAGACCAGGTAATGGCGATGGCCAACCATCTCTTCCGCCCGGAGCTGGTCGCAGTCACGCTCCTCGGACGCCTCGACGGAGTCAAGCTCACGCGCAATCAACTCGAGTGCTAA
- a CDS encoding type IV pilin protein: MIHFLTQVHSDRRKRHASHSVSEAGFTLMELLIVISIMLILMLIAIPNMLNLRSQANETSAIQSLRAIYQSQIQFQTNYPANGFACSLQALGGDSASGPPSPTSSQLLQHDLSTGSKAGYLFNIVNCSKTTVNNQDMYTSYEATAVPQAVGKTGHRGFCIDMTGEIKADPAGGTNCTVPLQ, translated from the coding sequence ATGATTCATTTTCTGACTCAAGTACATTCTGATCGCCGCAAGCGCCACGCCAGTCACTCTGTGAGCGAAGCTGGATTCACCCTGATGGAGCTGCTCATCGTCATCTCCATCATGCTCATCCTCATGCTCATCGCCATTCCCAACATGTTGAACCTGCGCAGTCAGGCGAATGAAACCTCTGCCATCCAGTCTCTCCGCGCCATTTATCAATCGCAGATCCAATTTCAGACGAATTACCCCGCCAACGGATTCGCCTGCTCGCTGCAGGCACTCGGCGGCGATTCGGCCTCTGGACCGCCGAGCCCCACGAGTTCTCAGCTGCTGCAGCATGACCTCTCTACGGGTTCAAAAGCTGGCTACCTCTTCAACATCGTCAATTGCAGCAAGACGACGGTCAACAATCAGGACATGTACACCAGCTATGAAGCAACAGCCGTACCGCAGGCCGTCGGTAAGACCGGCCACCGTGGCTTTTGCATCGACATGACCGGCGAAATCAAAGCCGACCCAGCCGGTGGAACGAACTGCACCGTACCCCTGCAATAA
- a CDS encoding LolA family protein produces the protein MKNLSDARIKPILILILTISAAQLHAQTPTAQSQAERIDRHYNALHSLSVHFTQKYDGMGMHRQESGTLLLKKPGKMRWTYNQPAGKLFVLDGDNAYFYSPGDMEIPRVTAKKLDDLRSPLRFLLGHTQLAKELTNLQINPAENGAFTLSGIPKNMEQRIASFTLTASAAGVIQSMRIEETDGAINLFTFSDEQPNAPATDADFVFHAPAGTHIIEGMPPV, from the coding sequence GTGAAGAATCTCAGCGATGCCAGAATCAAGCCAATCCTGATCCTCATCCTGACGATCTCAGCCGCACAGCTCCACGCACAAACGCCCACAGCCCAGTCACAAGCCGAGCGCATTGACAGGCACTACAACGCCCTCCACTCGCTCTCCGTCCACTTCACGCAAAAATACGACGGCATGGGCATGCACCGCCAGGAAAGCGGCACGCTGCTCTTGAAGAAACCGGGCAAGATGCGCTGGACATACAACCAGCCCGCAGGCAAACTCTTCGTTCTCGACGGCGACAACGCCTATTTCTACTCACCCGGCGACATGGAAATCCCTCGCGTCACGGCAAAGAAGCTTGACGATCTGCGCTCGCCTCTGCGCTTCCTGCTCGGGCACACGCAACTCGCCAAAGAGCTGACCAACCTGCAGATCAATCCGGCAGAAAACGGCGCATTCACGCTCTCCGGCATCCCGAAAAACATGGAGCAGCGCATCGCATCGTTCACCCTCACCGCATCCGCAGCGGGAGTCATCCAGTCCATGCGCATCGAAGAAACGGACGGCGCCATCAACCTCTTCACCTTCAGCGACGAGCAACCCAACGCCCCCGCCACCGACGCCGACTTCGTCTTCCATGCGCCAGCCGGCACACACATCATCGAAGGCATGCCCCCGGTCTAA
- a CDS encoding SGNH/GDSL hydrolase family protein translates to MRHSSFRRHWAILWLLLTSCVAHAAQPLLANKRVLWLGDSITQAGDYVTFVEYFLERLYPADRFDVISIGLASETASCLSEKTHPFPRPCVQERLQRALALVKPQIVVACYGMNDGIYHPQSAERMHAFEQGIEKLTSAVHAAGAEMILLTPPPFDALQVKAKVVPQSAPDFGFMAPYAGYDDVLADYARWEMQLPKSEATVIDLHTPMDAYLAEQRKMEPDFSFAKKDGIHPDAAGHLLMAQIVLRGLGIPAATGDLQAELKIVEADPLYLLIKEQREARSDGWLKYVGYTRGKTVKADSVTEVEERNAALQAKIDALRKQTSSKGLLDASCYPTLSLRDRMGHPGSC, encoded by the coding sequence GTGAGACATTCTTCATTTCGACGCCACTGGGCTATTCTTTGGCTCCTTCTGACTTCATGTGTGGCGCATGCGGCACAGCCCTTGCTGGCAAACAAGCGTGTGTTGTGGCTGGGCGACAGCATTACGCAGGCGGGCGATTACGTCACATTCGTCGAATACTTCCTCGAGAGACTGTATCCGGCTGACAGGTTTGATGTGATCAGCATCGGATTGGCGAGCGAGACGGCTTCGTGCCTTTCGGAGAAGACGCATCCCTTTCCGCGGCCCTGTGTTCAGGAGCGGTTGCAGCGCGCGCTTGCCCTGGTGAAGCCGCAGATTGTGGTTGCATGCTATGGGATGAACGACGGCATCTATCATCCACAAAGCGCAGAACGCATGCATGCTTTTGAGCAGGGGATTGAGAAGCTGACGTCGGCGGTGCATGCGGCGGGGGCGGAGATGATCCTGCTGACTCCTCCGCCATTTGACGCTTTGCAGGTGAAGGCGAAGGTTGTTCCGCAGAGCGCGCCTGATTTCGGTTTCATGGCGCCGTATGCGGGCTACGATGATGTGCTCGCAGATTACGCGCGCTGGGAGATGCAGTTGCCGAAGAGCGAGGCCACGGTAATCGATTTGCATACGCCGATGGATGCTTATCTGGCAGAGCAGCGTAAGATGGAGCCCGATTTTTCGTTTGCAAAGAAGGATGGGATTCATCCCGACGCGGCCGGACATTTGTTGATGGCGCAGATCGTGTTGCGCGGGTTAGGCATTCCGGCGGCAACGGGAGATTTACAGGCTGAGTTGAAGATTGTGGAGGCTGATCCGCTGTATTTGCTGATCAAAGAACAGCGGGAGGCGCGTTCTGACGGATGGCTGAAGTATGTAGGGTACACACGAGGCAAGACGGTGAAAGCGGACTCGGTGACAGAGGTTGAGGAGAGGAATGCGGCTTTACAGGCGAAGATTGATGCTCTACGCAAGCAGACGAGCAGTAAAGGTTTGCTGGACGCATCGTGCTATCCCACCCTATCGCTGCGCGATAGGATGGGGCACCCAGGTTCGTGCTGA
- a CDS encoding glycoside hydrolase family 3 C-terminal domain-containing protein translates to MFRRCLPLVAGLMGILMAAAPVSAQQGGDGRTVSDRPWMDKSLSPDERADLVLKQMTLDEKISLLHGTGMAHAEQWQTPLTYLSNGGAGMTVGVPRLGIPNIYMSDAAYGVRSSGENGRYSTALPSNVGAASSWNPEATCDYGAVIGSELRAQGYNMTLGGGVNVTREPRNGRTFEYMGEDPLLAGTLVGNLMKCEQAQHVIGDIKHYAVNDQETGRNIVNAVISKKAMQETDLLAFHIGINIGNPAAVMCSYNRINGDYACENKYTLTDVLKGEWGFKGLVLSDWGGTHSTEKASAAGLDNEEPMGDYFGPKLKEAVDAGRVPMSQIDDHAHRVLRSMFLSGIVDYPIEKSVVDVEHGLEIAQHVEEQSIVLLKNDKGILPLNASKMKSIAIIGGHADVGMISGGGSAQVDPPGGNAIMPPGQGATHWQDHIWFPTSPLKALTARLPSVKLEFNAGKDLSSAAALAKSSDVAIVFAYQWTSEGMDLPSLSLPDNQNALIDAVAKANSRTIVVLETGTAVTMPWLGDVAGVVEAWYAGSRGHIALANVLTGEVNATGKLAMTFPKSEQDLPHPMIPPLTPEDEGQGTGAVNGQDHVGSKYSVSYDEGVKVGYKWYEAEHKQPLFPFGFGLSYTSYSYSDLKTDSGQKTVSFKVKNSGKRAGTEIAEVYAELPDKADEPFKRLVGWQRVELGPAESKTVSVTIDPQMLSIFDEASNGWQLLKGKYRITAGASSEDTPLKGTIEVK, encoded by the coding sequence GTGTTTCGAAGGTGCCTGCCGCTGGTGGCCGGGCTGATGGGGATTCTGATGGCGGCGGCTCCGGTGTCGGCGCAGCAAGGGGGCGATGGACGGACTGTGAGTGACCGTCCCTGGATGGACAAGAGCCTGTCGCCGGATGAGCGGGCAGACCTGGTGCTGAAGCAGATGACGCTCGATGAGAAGATCAGCCTGCTGCACGGTACCGGAATGGCGCATGCCGAGCAGTGGCAGACGCCGCTTACGTATCTTTCAAATGGCGGCGCAGGGATGACGGTTGGCGTGCCGCGACTTGGGATTCCGAACATTTATATGTCGGACGCTGCGTACGGCGTGCGCAGCAGCGGCGAGAACGGGCGCTACTCGACCGCGCTGCCTTCGAATGTGGGGGCAGCTTCGAGCTGGAATCCTGAAGCCACTTGCGATTATGGCGCGGTGATTGGCAGCGAGCTGCGGGCGCAGGGCTACAATATGACGCTCGGCGGTGGCGTGAACGTGACACGCGAGCCGCGCAATGGGCGGACGTTTGAGTACATGGGCGAAGATCCGCTGCTCGCCGGGACGCTCGTCGGAAATCTGATGAAGTGCGAGCAGGCACAGCATGTGATCGGCGACATCAAGCACTATGCGGTGAACGACCAGGAGACCGGCCGCAATATTGTGAATGCTGTGATCTCGAAGAAAGCGATGCAGGAGACTGATCTGCTCGCATTTCACATCGGGATCAATATCGGCAATCCGGCCGCAGTGATGTGCTCGTATAACCGCATCAATGGCGACTATGCCTGCGAGAACAAATACACGCTGACGGATGTTCTGAAGGGCGAGTGGGGCTTCAAGGGGTTGGTGCTTTCGGACTGGGGTGGTACGCACAGCACAGAGAAGGCTTCGGCGGCAGGGCTGGATAACGAAGAGCCGATGGGCGACTACTTCGGGCCAAAGCTTAAGGAGGCTGTCGATGCCGGCCGTGTGCCGATGTCGCAGATCGATGACCATGCGCATCGCGTATTGCGCTCGATGTTTCTCTCGGGGATTGTGGACTACCCGATCGAGAAGAGCGTGGTGGATGTTGAGCACGGACTTGAGATTGCGCAACACGTTGAAGAGCAAAGCATTGTTCTGCTGAAGAATGACAAGGGGATTCTCCCGCTCAATGCTTCGAAGATGAAGTCAATTGCGATTATCGGCGGGCATGCGGATGTGGGTATGATTTCGGGCGGTGGCTCGGCGCAGGTGGATCCGCCGGGCGGCAATGCAATCATGCCTCCGGGACAGGGCGCGACGCACTGGCAGGATCACATCTGGTTTCCGACGTCGCCGCTGAAAGCACTGACGGCGAGGCTGCCGAGTGTGAAGCTTGAGTTCAATGCCGGCAAGGATCTTTCATCGGCGGCTGCGCTGGCGAAGAGTTCGGATGTGGCGATTGTGTTTGCGTACCAGTGGACATCGGAGGGCATGGATCTTCCCAGCTTGTCACTGCCGGACAATCAGAATGCGCTGATCGATGCGGTAGCGAAAGCGAATTCGCGAACGATTGTGGTGCTGGAGACGGGAACGGCGGTGACGATGCCATGGCTGGGTGACGTCGCGGGTGTGGTCGAGGCGTGGTATGCGGGCAGTCGCGGTCACATTGCGCTGGCGAACGTTCTGACGGGCGAGGTGAATGCTACGGGCAAGCTTGCGATGACCTTCCCGAAGAGCGAGCAGGATCTGCCGCATCCGATGATTCCTCCGTTGACGCCGGAGGATGAGGGGCAGGGAACGGGCGCGGTGAACGGGCAGGATCATGTCGGGTCGAAATACTCGGTGAGCTACGACGAGGGCGTGAAGGTTGGCTACAAGTGGTATGAAGCCGAGCACAAGCAGCCGCTCTTTCCGTTCGGCTTTGGCCTGTCATATACCAGCTATTCTTATTCCGACTTGAAGACTGACAGCGGACAGAAGACGGTGAGCTTTAAGGTGAAGAACAGCGGCAAGCGTGCAGGCACGGAGATTGCCGAGGTTTATGCCGAGCTTCCGGATAAGGCGGACGAACCGTTCAAAAGGTTGGTGGGCTGGCAGCGTGTGGAACTTGGGCCGGCTGAGTCGAAGACGGTTTCGGTGACGATTGATCCGCAGATGCTTTCAATTTTCGACGAGGCGTCGAATGGATGGCAGCTGTTGAAGGGCAAGTATCGGATTACGGCTGGGGCGTCTTCGGAGGATACTCCGCTGAAGGGGACGATTGAGGTGAAGTAA
- a CDS encoding cupin domain-containing protein, which translates to MRLPPEAAGQALTILETVNAPGFEPPLQRHRETEIFRILEGRYLYEVNGNRLKAEAEEIVSIPGGDGHGFINISDKPSSQLVVVLPGMNAEKFFSDLNDVFAKGKPDMPTLNAFGDAWDVEFLGPHIQS; encoded by the coding sequence GTGCGTCTGCCGCCCGAAGCTGCAGGCCAGGCACTAACCATTCTCGAAACCGTCAACGCACCAGGATTCGAACCGCCGCTCCAGCGCCATCGCGAAACAGAGATATTCCGCATCCTCGAAGGGCGATATCTGTATGAAGTAAACGGCAACCGCCTCAAGGCCGAAGCGGAAGAGATAGTCAGCATTCCCGGTGGCGACGGGCACGGCTTCATCAACATTTCCGACAAGCCATCGAGCCAGCTGGTCGTGGTGCTCCCCGGCATGAATGCAGAAAAATTCTTCTCCGACCTCAATGATGTCTTCGCAAAAGGCAAGCCGGACATGCCTACACTAAACGCCTTCGGGGACGCATGGGACGTCGAATTCCTCGGCCCTCACATCCAATCGTAG
- a CDS encoding ABC transporter permease — protein MNTNLIQDVRYALRQLRKTPGFTITAVLTLALGIGANSAIFTLVNAVLMKNLPVADPKTLVRLGNHDDCCVAGGTSDNGEYSLFATNTYEQLKKNAPEFEELAAIQAGFTFRPVTARRNGNGELARSVMGEFVSGNYFRTFGLNPQAGRLFTDTDGVQGAPMVAVMSYQKWKNDYSGDPAVVGSTFYINTKPVTVVGIAPAGYFGDRLVSTPPDFYLPIETMPVLANVAYVHDPDENWLYIVGRVKPGVQLGALQAKLSGLLRQIFAKSETFSGPHHDELIAKAHIVLTPGGGGIQWMQDEYASHLHLLMWISGAVLLIACANIANLLLVRGMARKAEMCLRTALGAARSRIIRQLLTESLVLAVLGGLAGLLVAYAGTRMLLMLAFPGEQNVPINASPSLEVLGFAFGLSLATGVLFGVAPAWISAQAEPADVLRSSSRATASGASLLQRALVVGQAALSLVLLVGAGLFSQNLNKLQSMDMKLDAKNRYIVHFNAQTAGYAQTQVEALYRTMEERFHALPGVKKVGISSYTPMEDNNNGDDVTVEGKPPVDGTWASHIKANAEYFDSVGTRVVMGRGIRVQDTSATRPVAVVNQTFVRKLFAPGENPIGQHFGDGSDSTSEWEIVGVVEDTAYTNVRWKNHLMYFVPLGQRPLGTKEPIEKDEDMYVNAIVLETDHPMNNMETLARQTLAAINPNLTAQKFQTFNAQIADRFTEERLLARLTMLFGALALLLATIGLYGVTAYTVVRRTSEIGIRMALGAERSSVIGMVMRGAVIQTLLGLAIGIPVALLCVRFVKAQLYDITSVDTTVLAASIMTLAFAASIAGFIPARRAASIEPQTALRHE, from the coding sequence ATGAATACGAATTTGATTCAGGATGTGCGCTATGCGCTGCGGCAGCTGCGCAAGACACCGGGATTCACGATTACCGCGGTGCTGACGCTGGCGCTGGGCATTGGGGCAAATTCCGCGATTTTTACGCTGGTGAACGCGGTCCTGATGAAGAATCTGCCGGTGGCTGATCCCAAGACGCTGGTGCGTCTGGGCAATCATGACGATTGCTGCGTGGCAGGTGGGACAAGCGACAATGGTGAATACTCCCTGTTCGCGACCAATACATATGAGCAATTGAAGAAGAATGCGCCGGAATTTGAAGAGCTGGCGGCGATCCAGGCGGGCTTTACTTTCCGGCCTGTGACGGCGCGGCGCAATGGAAATGGAGAGCTGGCGCGGTCAGTGATGGGTGAGTTCGTTTCCGGCAACTATTTCCGGACATTTGGGCTGAATCCGCAGGCGGGCAGGCTGTTCACGGACACCGACGGTGTGCAGGGTGCGCCGATGGTTGCGGTGATGAGCTACCAGAAATGGAAGAACGATTATTCGGGCGATCCTGCGGTTGTTGGCAGCACGTTCTACATCAACACGAAACCAGTGACGGTTGTAGGCATTGCGCCTGCAGGCTACTTTGGCGACCGGCTGGTGAGCACGCCGCCGGACTTTTATCTGCCGATTGAGACGATGCCGGTACTGGCGAATGTCGCGTATGTGCATGATCCGGACGAGAACTGGCTCTATATCGTCGGCCGGGTGAAACCGGGAGTGCAGCTTGGCGCGCTGCAGGCCAAGCTGAGCGGATTGCTGCGGCAGATTTTTGCGAAGAGCGAGACGTTTTCGGGTCCACACCATGACGAACTGATTGCCAAGGCGCATATTGTGCTGACGCCGGGCGGTGGAGGGATCCAGTGGATGCAGGACGAGTATGCTTCGCATCTGCATCTGCTGATGTGGATCTCAGGGGCAGTGCTGTTGATTGCGTGCGCGAACATTGCCAATCTGCTCCTGGTGCGCGGTATGGCGCGTAAGGCTGAGATGTGTCTGCGGACGGCGCTGGGAGCGGCGCGGAGCAGGATTATCCGGCAATTGCTGACGGAGAGCCTGGTGCTGGCAGTGTTGGGCGGACTTGCCGGGTTGCTTGTGGCCTATGCGGGCACGCGCATGCTGCTGATGCTGGCGTTTCCGGGAGAGCAGAATGTTCCGATCAACGCGAGCCCGTCGCTGGAGGTGCTGGGGTTTGCGTTTGGGTTGTCGCTGGCGACAGGCGTGCTGTTTGGCGTGGCTCCGGCATGGATTTCAGCGCAGGCTGAACCAGCCGATGTGTTGCGCAGCAGTTCGCGGGCGACGGCTTCCGGGGCTTCGCTGCTGCAGCGCGCACTGGTGGTGGGACAGGCGGCGTTGTCGCTGGTGCTGCTGGTAGGCGCGGGATTGTTTTCGCAAAACCTGAACAAACTCCAGAGCATGGACATGAAGCTGGATGCGAAGAATCGCTATATCGTCCACTTCAATGCGCAAACGGCGGGTTATGCGCAGACGCAGGTGGAGGCGCTCTATAGAACGATGGAGGAGCGGTTCCATGCGCTTCCGGGCGTGAAGAAAGTGGGCATCAGCTCGTATACGCCGATGGAGGACAACAACAACGGCGATGACGTGACGGTCGAGGGCAAGCCTCCTGTGGATGGGACGTGGGCCTCGCACATCAAGGCGAATGCGGAGTATTTCGATTCGGTGGGAACGCGCGTAGTGATGGGGCGCGGAATCCGGGTGCAGGATACTTCGGCCACGCGGCCGGTGGCGGTAGTGAACCAGACATTTGTCCGGAAGCTGTTTGCACCGGGTGAAAACCCGATCGGGCAGCATTTTGGGGACGGCTCAGATTCCACCAGCGAATGGGAGATTGTGGGTGTGGTGGAAGATACGGCGTACACGAATGTCCGCTGGAAGAATCACCTGATGTATTTTGTGCCGCTGGGACAGAGACCGCTGGGGACGAAGGAGCCGATCGAAAAGGACGAGGACATGTATGTCAACGCAATCGTCCTCGAGACCGACCACCCGATGAACAACATGGAAACGCTGGCGCGGCAGACGCTCGCGGCCATCAATCCCAATTTGACCGCCCAGAAGTTTCAGACCTTCAATGCGCAGATTGCCGACCGCTTCACGGAAGAACGTCTGCTGGCTCGGTTGACGATGCTCTTCGGCGCTCTGGCCCTGCTGCTGGCGACGATCGGGCTGTACGGCGTCACCGCGTATACCGTGGTCCGGCGGACTTCCGAGATTGGGATTCGCATGGCGCTGGGCGCGGAGCGCAGCAGCGTGATCGGAATGGTAATGCGCGGGGCTGTGATTCAGACCTTGCTGGGACTGGCTATCGGGATTCCCGTAGCACTGCTCTGCGTGCGCTTCGTGAAGGCTCAGCTCTATGACATAACCAGCGTCGATACCACTGTCCTCGCCGCCTCGATTATGACACTCGCGTTCGCGGCAAGCATCGCTGGTTTCATTCCCGCGCGCCGCGCAGCCTCCATCGAGCCGCAGACCGCGTTAAGGCATGAATAG